One window from the genome of Tachypleus tridentatus isolate NWPU-2018 chromosome 11, ASM421037v1, whole genome shotgun sequence encodes:
- the LOC143231465 gene encoding putative G-protein coupled receptor 150, whose translation MQQASGTMTDFASFQHNDSNLTSNSEFKGVFGPDYHRTVRIVIIAIMIVVSLTGNLMVCWRLFVSQRGRHSKPKVLFLNLAVADLLVTMVTMTAQVVWEVMGRLWIAGDIFCRFFKLLQTFALVSSTYMLVIIALDRYYVIVYPLRPCISSWKLALIAWSASLIPSIPNLYIFREIEVDENQSFCSSLFYTGKYPRYHRQIYMAFVFLTVFIVPFSLLVALYSRILLEIWRQSSAVNNRQQTGSSLPRAKVKTLKMTMAIFVAFMITNLPYVVQEMVLAFGNPKALDENTVALFGVISASNSAINPCIYLLFQSQSNGWTRFNSCLKQ comes from the coding sequence ATGCAACAAGCCTCAGGTACCATGACAGACTTTGCTAGTTTTCAACATAACGACTCCAACTTGACGAGCAATTCGGAATTCAAAGGAGTTTTTGGGCCAGACTATCACAGAACGGTTCGAATTGTCATCATTGCTATAATGATTGTTGTCTCTCTAACAGGAAACCTTATGGTTTGTTGGAGACTTTTCGTCTCCCAGCGGGGTCGTCACTCAAAACCTAAGGTGCTGTTCCTTAATCTTGCTGTAGCGGATCTACTTGTTACCATGGTAACCATGACAGCTCAGGTAGTGTGGGAAGTGATGGGTAGATTATGGATAGCAGGAGATATTTTTTGCCGCTTTTTTAAACTGCTTCAGACATTCGCTCTTGTGTCATCTACGTATATGTTGGTTATTATCGCGCTGGACCGCTATTACGTCATAGTATACCCTCTAAGACCATGCATTTCCTCTTGGAAACTTGCTCTGATTGCCTGGTCTGCTTCTCTTATTCCTTCAATTCCAAATCTTTATATTTTTCGTGAAATTGAAGTAGACGAAAACCAGAGTTTTTGTAGCTCCCTCTTTTATACCGGGAAATATCCCCGCTATCATCGTCAGATATATATGGCTTTCGTCTTTTTAACAGTATTTATCGTTCCTTTCAGTCTTTTAGTCGCGCTATACTCACGTATCTTATTGGAAATATGGCGCCAGTCTTCGGCTGTGAATAACCGCCAACAGACAGGGTCATCCCTTCCTCGTGCAAAAGTGAAAACACTAAAGATGACTATGGCAATCTTTGTCGCTTTCATGATTACCAACTTACCGTACGTCGTCCAAGAGATGGTTCTAGCCTTTGGGAACCCAAAGGCCTTGGATGAGAACACAGTGGCGCTATTTGGTGTTATTTCAGCCAGTAATAGCGCCATAAATCCTTGTATCTATTTGCTGTTCCAGTCCCAATCAAATGGATGGACTCGTTTCAATTCTTGtttaaaacaatga